The Cuculus canorus isolate bCucCan1 chromosome 14, bCucCan1.pri, whole genome shotgun sequence genomic sequence GCTGTAGTGTTTGTTTGCAAAAAAACGTTAATGGATAGTAGAACTGTATCTACTTTCTATAAATGACCACGTTATTTCTATATTGCCCAATAATGAATGATGGGAAAGTAACCTTTATCAGCAGACATTGATAACCAACTGGAAAGCGGGATCGCAACTGTAGTGAGAAGCCAACTTTATACGTAACCTGataacaaaaagtgaaaaatacgTTGCAGCTAACACTGCAATTGGCTTACCACTGTCAAGGGTAAACTTAGTAACTCTGCCTTTGTGGGATTTCAGCAGCTCAGAGATGACTCTGTCGTAGGAAATGGTAGGAGTTTTGACATGATTTTTGAAGAGTTTTATTAGGGAGTTTTATCTCGGTTTGCAAATCAAACAAATGAACAGGAAACCTCAAAACAATATGTATTGATTCTTGCTAGACTGAATACCAATCGTTGTACTGATTATCACCTCAATCATTCCAATAAAAGCCTGATCCTAAAAGCTTTCCAGGTATGATATTCATATGAAAACCAACTGGAACATCTTTTCCAAGCATCTGGTTATACAGCAGCTAGGGGTATGCCCTCAGCTTGCATAAATGTTTCCAAGCTAGTTTTAAACCAGGTAGCAATGAACCATCAGAAGCTCAGAGCTTGATGCTTCATTCTGGTCTGTACCTCACAATTAAGTCATGCCTAGAACAAAAAGTCAACTGTTTTAAAAcctgctttaattttaaatagaattacTTATGATAGcatgttacttttaaaaattatgtagtGCCACAAGCTTTTGGCGACTTTCTAGCCCTTATTCATTTGGCAAATGATTGAGATGGAAATCTATCTACTCACTGGCTGGAAGGttatcatctttattttttgggTCTGCCAAGTTACTTTTCTAACTGAAAAAGAGATAAGATATGCAAGTAACTGTAACAGGAGTGTGACTGCATTAATCCATATTTTATGAGATTTCCCCCCTACCAAATCTTGATTTAATCCTTTGTAGCTTTCTTGAACTTCTACATCTGGTGTTTTCCAAGAATAATCTTTGCCAGAGAATGAATTATTTCAATGGTTCGCAGGTTTGAGGGGAAGATGATAATTGGTAtctctgagggttttttttccactctacaatgtttttattacagCATTGTGAGCACCAAACCCTGCTGTTCTCATGCCACGACATTTTTCACGACATGTCCTAATTGTTAATtaagaaatacttaaataatCAAAAGGTTTTTCTTGTTAATCTCAGTCTGTTTCAATTTTCCTGCATGTTTTAAACTGTAATAACAGTTTTGATTTTCTGAGTTAGAAATATGAATTCTAGATTGCTATTTTGTGTCTCAAAAGTCTCACTTATAAGCACTAcctgttttaaaatttcttgaaTAGCATGGACGCCTTACAGCTAATTTCGGGCAGGTACACATTGAACTTCATAGTGTAACTGCTCCTGCTGTTTTCAAACAAAGGTAAATGTCAGTCATGCAAAAGCACTACAAAAAGGTTCTGTGGGATGAGAAATAGATGGGGCCTAGAAATagcaaagggggaaaaaagcaagcagagtgTAATTTAACTGGAAAATACGTACAGAAAGATTTGCAGATGAAATGATCAGAACACGGCTGAGAGTGCTGCTGGCTCCAGGTTTTGCTTTGGCAAAACTTATGCTCCTGGACTGCTTCGGACTAAGATACAGTGAAGGATCTACCCTCTCACATCTGCCACAGCATTGATATATTCTTTGATCCTTGACAAGAACTTTGATTTTTCAGACTGTATTGACTGTCTTTTGCTGTCTTACTTTATTCTATCACTCCAAATTATGACCAGCTCTTATATAAAtttttagaaaagagaagaaaggaaatagtcAATTCTGACAGAGACTGAAAAGATGAAATAGGACAAGACAAACTGAGCttcagagggaagaggagggagagcaggatTTAAAGGAACATGGTAATGGGAGTCcaaagaaaaggataaaaattcAAGTCTCTCTTAACTTCCACTTCCTCTGCACAAGGTGTGCTTCTCTCCTTCATCACACTCCCCTTACAAAGGGCTCAAGGAAGAGTTTGTTCAGCAAGATGAACAAGCTTGATACTACTTACTGAACAAAAGAGTTGCTGTGGGTTATACCTTTTTATCCGTAGAATATCTTATATTgtattaagaaaatgaaagaggaggATAATATTTTATTCCCATTTGAATTTGCACAAGGTAGAAATTTTTATCCTGATGATTGTCGTGTTCAAACTTCAGGTAGGCAAAAGACTATCTAGTTCCATCTTGGTGCATTTTAATCAATCTTTTCCAATGAAACCTTTCTCCCAGCCCGTGTTAATTTGTGATACCCTCAAAAGTAAGATCACAGATTTGATGTTTATGCAGACCAAAGCACAAACAGACTGAAAGATAAACCTTCTGCCAAAAAAGCAAGAGCTCTGTCAAGAAGTTATCTCTTTTAATAAGATCGTCATATTCATAGCTAAAGCAAGGGGCCAGAATGGGGAAGTTTGTGGTGTCTTCCTATGAGCTGCAAAATTACTCTTTGCTTGGAGTATTGATTTGGGTAGGAGTGGGGCTTATAAAAGTCTCATAATATGTTTTGGGAATGATTAGATTAAAAATCCTTGTCTGAATGTATGTGGATCTCAAAGTGATCTGGGAAATTATGGTTTAAACTCCTCTATTCCCAACTGTTCCCACCCATACACACTTAGGAAATCAGGATGAAACCTGTCGATAGGCAGGATGATGTTACTACAGTCTTCAACGAGCTGATTCAGTACAGTCTGCATGAAGGAATCCTGAAGgctttaaatgctttctgtttgctGAAAAGTGAAACTAGACCTAAATCTAGGGGATTGCACTATACTAACAAAACTTACTTCAACTCACAAAAAATCCACCTGATGcacttaaattgtttttaaaaaatgcatcaaCACCTATTGAGTGTGGAAGCCAACCCCACTGAAATAAACTAGATTAAAGAGgttgaaacaaattaaaaggatATGCCTGTATGTTTATATGAGGGTTTAGATAATCAAAATGTTTATAActtttttgtcttcttaatGTTCTTCTATTGCCCCGCTGCTCTTTTCCAAAACTTcaatattcctttcctttcttagAAGTTTAGACCCGTTAAACATTGTGAAAGAATTATGTTTCTTTAGTGACAAAAGTTATTATGAAGACTTCCCTAATAATGTGTTTTGTATCATCTTTTACTAAGAATATACATAACACAGGAAGCCTATTGCTGGAAAGGAACTGTTCAAATGCCTCTGTTTTATGATCTCTTAAGCAGTGacgccctcctctggactctagGTAATGTGCTTTCCACTGGAATGCTGAATGTCCTGCACATGAAAGAAATGTGTTCTTCCATCTAATATTCTGACACCACCTAAATTATTCCATGAAGACATTTAACACAGTGCATTATTCGGCCAGGGCATCTGGTTTGAGAAACACGTTTTCTTTAGCTGATGGTGCAGGTGGAACTTTTACCTGTGTTAGAAACATAAACTGCTtataaaatgagtttttattCTATAGATTGTTATCAGAATGGAAACAATTTAATGTTGCAACTGCCCTGCCAGGAAGGGAAAATtaggtatttctttttaatggtgTTTGCCTTTTAAGTACATAGGTTAATATGCATTTACTCGTATATAgttaaagcagtttaaaaatatgttgGGGAAGTGGCTGTAGCTGTCGGAGCTGTTTTAGCAGACTTGTAGCAGCTCACATGCACAGTGTGAGACTCGCTCTTTGGTTCTGTGCCCACACTGCTGCATGCCTCGTGTCTGCGATGGCTCGCGTAGGTAGAGGGAAAAGGCACATTTCAGGAGCATGTAAGGCAGATAGTTCATAGAGATGTGTACAACAAGCGATCTGGTGCACTGATCGGGTGACTCATCAGACATGAATTAGAGAGGTCTGGTTGGAGTCTCTATGATGTCTTAGATGACCTGGGAGGTATGAAGGTCTGTGGGATGTGCAGGAGAATCTAACACTTAGCTGTCTAGGAATCACTGGAGCCTGCTGGTAACACGTGTCAGGGCACATGCACATTTGCAGTGCACTTGGCCCTTTCAGTGTGGGGACTAGACCCTGAGAACGTGATTTTAAGTGAACACATGAATCACACGACGCCACTTACACAGCAGTTGGGAAAGGACGGTGGGCAGCAGGGCACTAAGTCAGGTGAAGTCTGGCCTTTCTGTAGTACCAGAGGCGATATTTCTGTCTGCAAGAGATGGGTATCTATATTTTAAAGGTGCTTTCCTCTCTTTAACCAATCAGTCAGAAGTGCAAAtgaagaggaagcagctgggcTATACTTGCCTTGTGCCAGTGACTGATTCTGCCTGCTGATTTGCTCACATCCTAAAGAccctcatctcctcctcctgctgaaaGAAGCCACTTCTTCCTTTGATCTCTTCCTTGGCCTACTTGTCTGTCTCGCTTTCAGGGAGAGACACTGCGCTGTAAACAagtgttctgttttcttcattatcCGTTAAGACCATAATTGGCTcctcttaatttttcttcttttttgctgGAAATTATTAAAGGTCTATAAAAGGTTATTTTCTACATGAAAGAAACATTCATTTATCTTAGGAAGGGCCACACAGTTTGTACAATAAGTAGTaggcaaaatatatttttgcatttcctgtCATTGTGTGGAGCTCGCACTTGGCCTCTGGGAagaagcagggtttttttcatagagTCTGatacatttgtttattttaaacccacaaatatttcagtgatgCTATGGCCATATTTATCTTTTCTAAAACTAGATAAAATGATTGTGTCTGTTCATATGTTGAGACAAATAGATCTAAACACGTAACATCTTTCCCTGTAAGTGGTTGTCAAACACGGACCTAGAATATTCCTGTCATATGAACAAGGTACATTTAATAGGCTTGActagaaaaaataatccagttAGGGAAAATCAGGTTTCTATATTGCAAGTATTAATTCTCCTGGTTAGTGATAATCATAGCGACTGAGACTAAAGTATCAAAAACGTAGCCCTCTGACAGAAAGGAGGCCAGAATTTTACTAGCAGTGTTGATCTCCAGAGCTGACAGCATCTGAAGAGGAATAAGGAAGAATCAGAGTTCACTTGGTGCTGAAATGTTCAGTCTCTGGACTCCATTAGCCAACCTTTCAGCGCAGCCAACATCGGGCTTCTCTCTGAGTGTCCCCAAGGGAGCATTTCCACAGCAGATCATCTAAATCAtctggttggtttctgggctgcgagtgcacattgccagctcacatcaagtttctcatcaatcagcaccccaagtccttcacCACAGGGCTGCGGAGAAGCgcatcatccctcatcctgtattgaaaccatggattgccccgacccaggtgtataggaccttgcagttggccttgttgaacctgatAAGGTTtgcacagccccacttctccagactgtctggatccctctggatgacatcccgtcctgCTGGTGCGACAAttgcaccgctcagcttggtgtcatctgcaaacttgctgggGGGGCACTCGATCTCGTTGTCTACATCATTGATATAAGAAGACACAGATCACACTTGTGAGAAAAACTTCTTCATCGGTataatattgaaaaggacaaagtctttgaagcaaagacaatagtatttttattttacaattcagcactgaatcgGATGCCCTCCTAAAATAAAGGCATCAAGTCTTAAAAAAGCAGTGGGTAGATATACTCGTTTCAGACAAGGAACTGTGTaaatcctcaaagaatgttctttttttttgtaggttaTCTGTCCTTTCAGGTTCTCTCCTGACCTAACccagctacatcttacaagGCAACTAAGGATATCAATAAATCCCCACAGTCCTAAGACAGGTTACCTGACCTAAAGcagctacatcttacaagacagatttatatgacgAGATAATTAAACACGCggcaaaacttatcaattaattgtAAGACACTGAACACGAGATGCTCATCTCCAAAGGATGAACAGTGCCTGagaaaacactgtctgaaagaaaacctgcGGTCAGAAGGACGCGGTGTGTAAGTTTCAAGAAAGCAATTGCTTAGACAAAACTTTATCAcaatattcctctttttctaACAGGAACTGCTTGTaccaccctcccccccccccgcccgccccaGGGCTGAGGGAAGGCGGAGAAGGGCACGAGGCCGCCTAACGGCCCGCGTTTCAAACGCTCCCGCGCGGGGCGCACTGGGGCGCGCGGGAGAAAGCGCGCGCGGCGCTATCGGGCCATCCCATTGGCTCCCAGCGGCGGGCGGGAAGCAGCCCGAGCGGGTCCCGCCCCTTCGCTTCCCGCATTCCGATTGGTTGTTCGCCGCGTCCGTCAACGCCCGAACCCGCCTTCTCCCCGCCTTCTGCAAACGCAACGAGGAGGTCCCACCCTCTGATTGGTCGTCGGGAGCGGCCGAAGCCACGCCCCTTAAAATTGATTGGCTGGAGGGGGCAGTACCGCGCTCTGATTGGCTGCTAGGGTGGGGCGGGGCGCGCGCGGTGGGCGGGGCTCCCGGCGTCCCCTTTGTGTGGGCACCAGTGGTGAGGCGGCGGCCGCCATTTTGTGCGTGCTTGTGTTTTCCCCCCGCCCCCACACACGCCCCCGCTCCCCCCCtcaattccccccccccccccccaaacacacacacacacacacacacacacacacactcttttCCGCGGGAGCGGCGGTAACCGGGACAGCGTCGTCTCTTCTGCCGGTCAGGTGAGGCGAGGGAAAGCATCGCCCGCGGTTGCCGTGAGGGGGAAGGAAGCGGCAAGACGGAGCAGGGTGGGGGGGACCCGCCAGCGCTGCCCCCCGACCGGAGGAGGAGCCTCGGCGCCAGGCCCAGGCGCGACACCGGCATGAAGAACTCTCAGCTCTGCAAGCTGTTCATCGGCGGCCTCAACGTGCAGACGACGGAGGCCGGGCTGCGGGAGCATTTCGCGGCCTACGGGACCCTCACCGACTGTGTGGTGGTGCTCAACCCGCAGACCAAGCGCTCCCGATGCTTCGGCTTCGTCACCTACTCGGCGGTGGAGGAGGCCGATGCCGCCATGGCCGCCTCCCCCCACGCCGTGGACGGCAACGCGGTGGAGCTGAAACGGGCCGTGTCCCGGGAGGACTCGGCCAAACCAGGGGCCCACGCGAAAGTGAAGAAGCTCTTTGTGGGCGGCCTCAAAGGGGACGTAGGCGAAGGGGACCTGGTGCAGCATTTCAGCCAGTTCGGCCCCGTGGAGAAGGCCGAGATCATCGCCGACAAACAGAGCGGGAAAAAGCGCGGATTCGGATTCGTCTACTTCCAGAATCACGACGCCGCCGATAAGGCGGCCGTGGTCAAATTC encodes the following:
- the HNRNPA0 gene encoding heterogeneous nuclear ribonucleoprotein A0, translating into MKNSQLCKLFIGGLNVQTTEAGLREHFAAYGTLTDCVVVLNPQTKRSRCFGFVTYSAVEEADAAMAASPHAVDGNAVELKRAVSREDSAKPGAHAKVKKLFVGGLKGDVGEGDLVQHFSQFGPVEKAEIIADKQSGKKRGFGFVYFQNHDAADKAAVVKFHPIQGHRVEVKKAVPKEDIQAGGGASRPSRGGRGGGRGRGGGGSGNRDHNGLSKGGGGYNSYGGYGGGGGGGYGSYGGGAYGGGGGGGDYGNGYGGFGTYSQHQSFYGPMKSGGGGGGGGGNWGGRSNSGPYRGGYGGGGYGGGSF